The region GGAATCTTTTAAAATAGCTGCAGCTTTGCGTACGGTAGAAGAAGCTATTACCAAAAGAAATGAGTTAAAACAGGATTTTGATAATGCTTTAAATCAAAGACTAGAAAAGTACGGAATTATCGTTTCAGATACTAGTGTAGTGGATCTCAATTTCTCTCCAGAGTTCGCTAGAGCGGTAGAAGAGAAACAAATCGCCGAACAAAGAGCTCAAAGAGCTGTATACGTGGCTAGAGAAGCTGAACAGGAAGCTCAAGCCGACGTCAACCGCGCCAAGGGTAGAGCCGAGGCCCAAAAACTACTGGCAGAAACACTTAAAGCTGAAGGAGGCGAACTAGTACTGCAAAAAGAAGCGATCGAAGCTTGGCGCGATGGAGGCGCCCAAATGCCCAAAGTTTTAATTATGGGGGAATCTAAAAACAAGGTTCCTTTCCTCTTTAATTTGGGAGAAGTACAATCAGAATAAACAAAAATGACACAAAAATTGAGCAAATTTTTAAGCCTGATTCTACGTCATCAACCCGAACAAATTGGGTTGAGTTTAAATAGTGCAGGGTGGGCTGATGTAGAGCAACTTATAAATTTAGCTAATCAACAAGGCATAAAAATTAATCGTTGTTTATTAGAAGATATAGTTAAAACAAACGATAAACAACGTTTTTCTTTTAACGAAGATAAATCTAAAATTAGAGCTAACCAGGGACATTCTTTAAGCATTGACCTTGGTTTGTCTCCACAAGAACCTCCAGAATTTCTCTTTCACGGTACAGCAACCCGTTTTCTAGATTCAATTCTTGCTAAAGGATTAATTGGGATGAAGCGACAGTACGTCCATTTATCAATTGATGAATCAACAGCTTTAAAAGTAGGAAAAAGACACGGAAAACCCGTTATTCTACTTATTAAAGCTGGAGATCTTTATCGTGCAGGTTTTACTTTTTTTCTAGTAGAGAATGGAGTCTGGTTGACTGAAAGTGTCCCACCAAATTTTATATCTATAAGATAAATCTCTTACTCTGTAAGTCCTAACCAGACTTTTAATTGCTCTAATGCCTTAGCTTCGCTTACACTTATTTTAGTTCCAGTTCCAAAAGTACCTTCACCGGCTGCGTTAGCTATACTTTCTCCTAATCGGTAGAGAAATTCTTTAAATTCTTGTAATTCCGCAGGAGGAACTTTTTCACTCAAACCATTAAAGACATTATTGAGTAAATTCCCCGTAAAACCCAAAATAGTCAAGGAATTTTGTTTTTCTAAATCTCTTTCTATTGGTTGAATTAACTCTGCCTCTTTAACAGTATTTTGTTCAGCCATAATTTGACCAAAAGAGTTAGTCATAGCTTGAATTAGAGAGTTATTGGGATATTTTTCCTTAGCATTAAAAACTTCTTGAGTAAAGGTAATTACTTCTAATACTGTAGAGAATAAATTAAATTCAGCCATAATTACGCTCAAACCAGTAAAAGTAGTAGCACTCGTAGCTAGGATTAAATCTGTTTTTGAATATTCAGGAGTTGTAGTCATAATTTAGTACCAAGATAAACCTATATGGCAGAATCATAACAGAAAATGAACTTCTATTAACTTGACAAAGTATTTAAAGTAGCTATAAAATCTGCTCAATTTCCGGTTTGTCAACGAACTCAATTTAATGATGAAAAACAAGCAATTTACTCAGGTTTTCTGCTCGAGATATTAACAATTATATCTCTCTTGGCGCAGGTCCAAATAGTGCTTTGCTGGAATCGATCGCTTTAGCCAAAGTTTTACCTAAATACCTGAACCGACAAGTATTCTCAGTACATTTATATTATTTGGTTCTGGAATTACCAATTTAAAACGACGTAAATAAATAAAGAGCCCCCATCTTGGTGAAGACAGGGGCTCAGTTTTTACTCAACTAGGTGAATAAATTCAGGCTTTAGCCGAACTTACCAGCGGTTGAAGCAATCAGAAACGCAGCGTAGGTAAAGACGTAACCAACTGTGAAGTGGGCTAGACCTACCAAACGAGCTTGAACGATTGAAAGAGCTACGGGCTTGTCTTTCCAGCGAACTAGGTTAGCTAGAGGAGTGCGCTCGTGGGCCCAAACAATGGTTTCAATCAACTCTTGCCAGTATCCTCTCCAAGAGATGAGGAACATAAAACCGGTTGCCCAAACTAAGTGTCCAAACAAGAACATCCAAGCCCAGACAGACAAGTTATTGACACCATAGGGATTGTAGCCGTTGATTAACTGAGCCGAATTAGCCCAGAGATAATCGCGGAACCAACCCATTAGATAGGTAGAGTTCTCATTAAATTGAGCTACGTTACCTTGCCAGATACCGAGATGCTTCCAGTGCCAGTAGAAGGTTACCCAACCCAGGGTGTTCAGCATCCAGAACATAGCGAGGTAGAAAGAATCCCAAGCAGAGATATCACAAGTACCGCCGCGACCTGGACCATCACAGGGGAAAGCAAAACCGAAGTCTTTCTTATCGGGCATTAGTTTAGAACCACGCGCGTCTAAAGCACCTTTGACGAGGATTAAGGTCGTGGTGTGCAGACCTAGAGCGATCGCGTGGTGTACTAAGAAGTCACCAGGTCCGATGGTCAAAAACAGAGAGTTAGTACCACTGTTAATCGCATCTAACCAACCAGGTAGCCATACAGCACCGGTGGTAGAAGCAATACTATCAGGATTAGATAGTAAAGTATCAAACCCATACAGAGCCTTACCGTGAGTTGCTTGAATCCACTGAGCGAATACTGGCTCAATGAGAATCTGTTTCTCAGGGGTGCCGAAAGCAACTACTACGTCGTTGTGTACGTATAGACCGAGGGTGTGGAAACCTAGGAAGAGAGATACCCAGCTCAAGTGAGAGATAATCGCTTCCTTATGTTCTAAAACTCGAGCTAGAACGTTGTTTTTATTCGCTTCTGGATCATAATCCCGTACTAGGAAAATTGCTCCGTGAGCGAAAGCACCGACCATGATGAAGCCAGCGATGTACTGGTGGTGAGTGTAGAGAGCAGCTTGGGTTGTATAGTCGCGCGCTATGAATGCATAGGACGGTAGAGCATACATATGTTGAGCTACTAAAGAGGTTATTACACCCAAAGACGCTAAAGCTAAAGCTAACTGGAAATGCAGAGAGTTGTTGATTGTGTCGTATAAACCAGCGTGTCCCTCTCCGAGCATTCCACCAAAGGGGGTTCCTTCAGGAGGTCTGTGAGCTTTGAGAATCTCTTTGATGTTATGACCAATACCAAAATTGGTACGGTACATATGACCTGCAATGATAAAGATCACCGCGATCGCTAGATGGTGATGAGCTATATCGGTCAACCACAAAGATTCTGTCTGTGGATGGAAACCACCCAAAAATGTGAGAATCGCTGTCCCTGCACCCTGGGAGGTACCAAACATGTGGCCAGCAGTATCAGCATTTTGCGCGTATACTCCCCAGTTTCCTGTGAAGAAAGGCGCTAAGCCTGCCGGATGAGGAGGAGTAGACAGGAAGTTATCCCAACCCACGTGTTGTCCCCGAGACTCAGGGATAGCTACGTGTACTAGGTGACCTGTCCAAGCCAAAGAACTTACCCCAAATAAACCTGCTAGGTGGTGGTTGAGACGAGACTCTGCATTTTTGAACCACGAAAGGCTAGGACGAAACTTAGGTTGTAAGTGTAACCAGCCTGCGAACAAAAAGACGGAAGACAGAATCAACAAGAATACGGCACCTTGATACAGGTCGCTATTGTGGGTCATCCCAATGGTATAGAACCAGTGGTAAACCCCAGAGTAAGCGATGTTGACTGGACCAGACGCCCCTGCTTGGGTGAATGCGTCCAATGCGCCTTTACCGAAATGAGGGTCCCAAATAGCGTGGGCGATGGGACTAACGTTAAGAGGATCTTTGATCCATTGCTCGAAATTACCTTGCCACGCGACATGGAATAGGGTGCCCGAAGTCCACAAAAAGATGATAGCGATGTGTCCAAAGTGAGAGGCAAAAATCTTTTGATAGAGATTTTCCTCGGTCATGCCATCATGGGTTTCGAAATCGTGGGCTGTAGCAATCCCATACCAAATACGACGTGTTGTCGGGTCTTGTGCCAGATCCTGGCTAAATTTGGGAAATTTAGTTGCCATAGCTATAAACAGAAATTCTCCTGTTCCTGAACAATTAAGCTTGCGCGATATTTACTGCAGGTTATGCTTTTGATTTTCACCCTGGAACCGCAGTCCCAGGTAGTAGTAGGATCGTAAAACTTGCAATTAGTTTTTATCCTACTGCAAGTATCCTAGCTAAGAAGAATGCCCAAGTGGTCACAATTCCTCCTAACAGGTAGTGCGTTACCCCTACGGCACGCCCTTGAATGATACTCAGGGCACGGGGTTGAATCGCTGAGGCTACTCTTAGTTTGCTGTGCGCCCAAACAATCGACTCAATCAATTCTTGCCAGTAGCCGCGTCCACTAAAGAGGAACATTAGGCTAAATGCAAAGATGAAGTGTCCCGCTAAGAACATTATGCCGTAAGCCGACAAGGCTGAGCCATAGGAGTTAATCACTTGTGATGCTTGAGCCCAGAGAAAGTCTCTTAGCCAACCATTAATCGTAATCGCACTTTGAGCAAAGTTGCCCGCGGTGATGTGAGATACGCTTCCATCGGGTGATACGGTTCCCCAAACGTCTGACTGCATTTTCCAGCTAAAGTGGAAAATTACAATTGACAGGGAGTTGTACATCCAGAATAGACCTAAGAAAACGTGATCCCAGCCTGAAACCTGACAAGTACCGCCACGACCTGGACCGTCGCAAGGGAAGCGGAAGCCTAAATTAGCTTTATCAGGTATCAAACGAGAACTACGAGCGTACAGTACCCCTTTGAGTAGAATCAGCACGGTGACGTGAATGGTGAACGCGTGAATGTGATGCACCATGAAGTCCGCTGTTCCCAAAGTAATAGGCATCATCGCTACTTTTCCTGCTACAGCTACTACACCGCCACCGAAAGCATAGCTTACTGGTTCTAAGGCGTTGGGAGCTGTTCCACCCGGTGCTAGAGTATGTATGTTTTGTATCCACTGGGCGAACACAGGTTGGAGTTGGATCGCTGTATCAGAAAACATATCCTGAGGACGACCTAACGCGCGCATGGTGTCGTTATGGATGTACAAACCAAAGCTGTGGAAGCCTAGGAAAATACATACCCAGTTAAGGTGAGAGATAAGCGCATCCCGTTGACGGATAACTCTGTCTAGTAAGTTATCTACGTTTTTGGCAGGGTCATAGTCGCGTACCATGAAGATCGCCCCGTGAGCTCCGGCTCCTACGATCAGAAATCCTCCAATCCACATATGGTGAGTAAAGATTGAAAGTTGCGTTCCGTAGTCCGTTGCTAAATAGGGATAGGGCGGCATCGCGTACATATGATGAGCCACGATGATCGTTAAAGAACCCAAAAGCGCCAGGTTGATCGCCAGTTGAGCGTGCCACGATGTGGTCAGAATTTCGTAAAGACCTTGATGAGATGCTCCCGAGATGGGATCTTTTTGACCTTCTAGAATTTCCTTCATACTGTGACCAATTCCCCAATTAGTGCGGTACATATGACCAGCAATAATGAAGAGTACCGCGATCGCTACGTGGTGATGAGCTGTATCTGATAGCCATAGACCACCCGTTACTGGATTTAATCCACCTTTAAAGGTTAGGAAGTCTGAATATACTCCCCAGTTCAAAGTAAAGAATGGCGTTAATCCTTGGGCAAAACTAGGATATAGCTCTATCATCTTGCTAGAATCGAGGATAAACTCGTGGGGTAGGGGTATATCTTGGGGCGCCACTCCTGCGTCTAGCAGTTTGTTAATAGGTAGGGACACGTGAATTTGGTGACCTGCCCAGCCCAAAGATCCTAATCCTAGTAATCCAGCTAAGTGGTGGTTCATCATCGATTCCGCATTCTGGAACCATTCCAGTTTGGGGGCTCGCTTGTGATAGTGGAACCAACCAGCAAAAAGCATTAAAGCTGCCATTACTAAACCGCCGATCGCGGTACAGTAAAGTTGGTATTCGTTTGTAATACCAGATGCTCT is a window of Gloeocapsa sp. PCC 73106 DNA encoding:
- a CDS encoding prohibitin family protein, which gives rise to MTRPNQTSWQPLVGGLIAALAVLIAFNSFIIINPGQAGVLSILGSAKDGALLEGIHFKPPLISQVDVYDVTVQKFEVPAQSATKDLQNLSASFAINFRLDPLKVVEIRRTQGTLQNIVSKIIAPQTQESFKIAAALRTVEEAITKRNELKQDFDNALNQRLEKYGIIVSDTSVVDLNFSPEFARAVEEKQIAEQRAQRAVYVAREAEQEAQADVNRAKGRAEAQKLLAETLKAEGGELVLQKEAIEAWRDGGAQMPKVLIMGESKNKVPFLFNLGEVQSE
- a CDS encoding RNA 2'-phosphotransferase produces the protein MTQKLSKFLSLILRHQPEQIGLSLNSAGWADVEQLINLANQQGIKINRCLLEDIVKTNDKQRFSFNEDKSKIRANQGHSLSIDLGLSPQEPPEFLFHGTATRFLDSILAKGLIGMKRQYVHLSIDESTALKVGKRHGKPVILLIKAGDLYRAGFTFFLVENGVWLTESVPPNFISIR
- a CDS encoding PEP-CTERM sorting domain-containing protein (PEP-CTERM proteins occur, often in large numbers, in the proteomes of bacteria that also encode an exosortase, a predicted intramembrane cysteine proteinase. The presence of a PEP-CTERM domain at a protein's C-terminus predicts cleavage within the sorting domain, followed by covalent anchoring to some some component of the (usually Gram-negative) cell surface. Many PEP-CTERM proteins exhibit an unusual sequence composition that includes large numbers of potential glycosylation sites. Expression of one such protein has been shown restore the ability of a bacterium to form floc, a type of biofilm.), with the translated sequence MPEPTSILSTFILFGSGITNLKRRK
- the psaB gene encoding photosystem I core protein PsaB, translated to MATKFPKFSQDLAQDPTTRRIWYGIATAHDFETHDGMTEENLYQKIFASHFGHIAIIFLWTSGTLFHVAWQGNFEQWIKDPLNVSPIAHAIWDPHFGKGALDAFTQAGASGPVNIAYSGVYHWFYTIGMTHNSDLYQGAVFLLILSSVFLFAGWLHLQPKFRPSLSWFKNAESRLNHHLAGLFGVSSLAWTGHLVHVAIPESRGQHVGWDNFLSTPPHPAGLAPFFTGNWGVYAQNADTAGHMFGTSQGAGTAILTFLGGFHPQTESLWLTDIAHHHLAIAVIFIIAGHMYRTNFGIGHNIKEILKAHRPPEGTPFGGMLGEGHAGLYDTINNSLHFQLALALASLGVITSLVAQHMYALPSYAFIARDYTTQAALYTHHQYIAGFIMVGAFAHGAIFLVRDYDPEANKNNVLARVLEHKEAIISHLSWVSLFLGFHTLGLYVHNDVVVAFGTPEKQILIEPVFAQWIQATHGKALYGFDTLLSNPDSIASTTGAVWLPGWLDAINSGTNSLFLTIGPGDFLVHHAIALGLHTTTLILVKGALDARGSKLMPDKKDFGFAFPCDGPGRGGTCDISAWDSFYLAMFWMLNTLGWVTFYWHWKHLGIWQGNVAQFNENSTYLMGWFRDYLWANSAQLINGYNPYGVNNLSVWAWMFLFGHLVWATGFMFLISWRGYWQELIETIVWAHERTPLANLVRWKDKPVALSIVQARLVGLAHFTVGYVFTYAAFLIASTAGKFG
- the psaA gene encoding photosystem I core protein PsaA, whose product is MTISPPEKEAKARIIVDKDPVPTSFEKWGKPGHFDRTLARGPKTTTWIWNLHADAHDFDSQTSDLEDISRKIFSAHFGHLAVVFVWLSGMYFHGARFSNYEAWLSNPTSIKPSAQVVWSIVGQDILNADVGGGFHGIQITSGFFQLWRASGITNEYQLYCTAIGGLVMAALMLFAGWFHYHKRAPKLEWFQNAESMMNHHLAGLLGLGSLGWAGHQIHVSLPINKLLDAGVAPQDIPLPHEFILDSSKMIELYPSFAQGLTPFFTLNWGVYSDFLTFKGGLNPVTGGLWLSDTAHHHVAIAVLFIIAGHMYRTNWGIGHSMKEILEGQKDPISGASHQGLYEILTTSWHAQLAINLALLGSLTIIVAHHMYAMPPYPYLATDYGTQLSIFTHHMWIGGFLIVGAGAHGAIFMVRDYDPAKNVDNLLDRVIRQRDALISHLNWVCIFLGFHSFGLYIHNDTMRALGRPQDMFSDTAIQLQPVFAQWIQNIHTLAPGGTAPNALEPVSYAFGGGVVAVAGKVAMMPITLGTADFMVHHIHAFTIHVTVLILLKGVLYARSSRLIPDKANLGFRFPCDGPGRGGTCQVSGWDHVFLGLFWMYNSLSIVIFHFSWKMQSDVWGTVSPDGSVSHITAGNFAQSAITINGWLRDFLWAQASQVINSYGSALSAYGIMFLAGHFIFAFSLMFLFSGRGYWQELIESIVWAHSKLRVASAIQPRALSIIQGRAVGVTHYLLGGIVTTWAFFLARILAVG